A section of the Verrucomicrobium sp. GAS474 genome encodes:
- a CDS encoding LemA family protein yields the protein MTTPLKIILGVVAVGFLFLAGLAIALIGSYNGLVALDQGVSSSWANVETSYQRRADLIPNLVATVSGAANFEKSTLTDITEARAKVGQVTLPAGTAPTQAQLAAFQQAQAGLGGALSRLLVVAEKYPDLKASENFRDLQAQIEGTENRIAVARNNFNVVAQQYNTAIRRFPAVLYAPLLGFKERAYFAAAAGAETAPKVQFDFNSNSNPPTPVK from the coding sequence ATGACCACCCCTCTCAAAATCATCCTCGGCGTCGTCGCCGTCGGTTTCCTCTTCCTCGCCGGCCTCGCGATCGCCCTGATCGGCTCCTATAACGGCCTCGTCGCCCTCGACCAGGGGGTCTCCTCCTCCTGGGCCAACGTCGAGACCAGCTACCAGCGCCGCGCCGACCTCATCCCGAACCTCGTCGCCACCGTCTCCGGCGCGGCGAACTTCGAGAAATCGACCCTCACCGACATCACCGAGGCCCGCGCCAAGGTCGGCCAGGTGACCCTCCCCGCCGGGACCGCGCCGACGCAGGCCCAGCTCGCCGCCTTCCAGCAGGCCCAGGCCGGGCTCGGCGGCGCCCTCTCCCGCCTCCTCGTCGTCGCCGAGAAATATCCCGACCTGAAGGCCTCCGAGAACTTCCGCGACCTCCAGGCCCAGATCGAGGGGACCGAGAACCGGATCGCCGTCGCCCGGAACAACTTCAACGTCGTCGCGCAGCAGTACAACACCGCCATCCGCCGCTTCCCCGCCGTCCTCTACGCCCCCCTCCTCGGCTTCAAGGAACGGGCCTACTTCGCCGCCGCCGCCGGGGCGGAGACGGCCCCGAAGGTCCAGTTCGACTTCAACAGCAACAGCAACCCGCCGACCCCCGTCAAGTAA
- a CDS encoding TPM domain-containing protein produces MKAASLLLLLGLFLLPCGKGGAADAVPPAPAAWCNDYAGLLSPAAKARIDGKLRAFERETSTQIVVALFPALPDGGAVEDATYRMAQAWGIGRKGRNNGVVLFLFAKEHRLRIEVGTGLEGVIPDVTAKRIISERITPRLRAGDFDGGIEAGADALISAAKGEPFVGNGKTVGDERAAQSGKRLGIGFLIGVFLIFWVLSRMKVGGGRHYTSSGIVPFGIGSGLGSSLGGGWSRGDGGGGGGGGFSGGGGSFGGGGAGGSW; encoded by the coding sequence GTGAAGGCCGCGTCGCTCCTCCTCCTGCTCGGGCTCTTCCTCCTCCCGTGCGGGAAGGGCGGGGCCGCCGACGCCGTTCCGCCCGCGCCCGCCGCGTGGTGCAACGACTACGCCGGGCTCCTCTCCCCCGCCGCGAAGGCGCGGATCGACGGGAAGCTCCGCGCCTTCGAGCGGGAGACCTCGACCCAGATCGTCGTCGCCCTCTTCCCCGCCCTCCCCGACGGCGGCGCCGTCGAGGACGCCACCTACCGGATGGCCCAGGCCTGGGGCATCGGCCGGAAAGGGCGGAACAACGGCGTCGTCCTCTTCCTCTTCGCCAAGGAACACCGCCTCCGCATCGAGGTCGGCACCGGCCTCGAAGGGGTGATCCCCGACGTCACCGCGAAGCGGATCATCTCCGAGCGGATCACCCCGCGCCTCCGCGCCGGGGACTTCGACGGCGGCATCGAGGCCGGGGCCGACGCCCTGATCTCCGCCGCCAAGGGAGAGCCCTTCGTCGGCAACGGAAAGACCGTCGGCGACGAGCGGGCCGCCCAATCGGGGAAGCGCCTCGGCATCGGCTTCCTGATCGGCGTCTTCCTCATTTTCTGGGTCCTCAGCCGGATGAAAGTCGGCGGCGGGCGTCACTATACTTCGAGCGGCATCGTTCCCTTCGGCATCGGAAGCGGTCTCGGCTCCAGCCTCGGCGGCGGATGGAGTCGAGGCGATGGAGGGGGTGGCGGGGGAGGCGGTTTCAGCGGGGGCGGCGGCAGCTTCGGCGGCGGCGGCGCGGGAGGGAGCTGGTAA
- a CDS encoding OmpA family protein, whose product MSEGLDIPGAASAGKESKPQTPPQPTEPSPTSSTPYPAPPVSPLARLQPLAPPGGRGGLFFWSGLCFFLAVAAFLFHTRLSKSEQSNREAQEQLQLFVSDNQKLRSEVDRLQTELSREGSLLRNREQILRETTESLQDVQARADQAGKAAEARRLGAEALRAALDKAIPNDPDIQVVTAPGDAATAPRVIIRIGTGLLFDPGETVPNAKGAPLLKTVAAAISTQAAQKLPAAVAVEAHFDSTPLKSTNAWDLTSTRAGAVVKALTDSVPSLATMKIAAQGFADTRPLVPNDSPDHTKNRRVEIVLTVGD is encoded by the coding sequence ATGAGCGAAGGGTTAGACATACCGGGGGCCGCATCGGCAGGGAAGGAATCGAAGCCGCAAACGCCGCCGCAGCCGACGGAGCCGTCACCGACATCCTCGACCCCTTACCCCGCTCCCCCGGTTTCCCCCCTCGCCCGCCTCCAGCCCCTCGCCCCTCCCGGCGGCCGGGGCGGCCTCTTCTTCTGGAGCGGCCTCTGCTTCTTCCTCGCCGTCGCCGCCTTCCTCTTCCACACCCGCCTCTCCAAATCGGAGCAGAGCAACCGCGAGGCGCAGGAACAGCTCCAGCTCTTCGTCTCCGACAACCAGAAACTCCGCTCCGAGGTCGACCGCCTTCAGACCGAGCTCTCCCGCGAGGGCTCCCTCCTGCGGAACCGCGAACAGATCCTCCGGGAGACGACCGAATCGCTCCAGGACGTCCAGGCCCGCGCCGACCAGGCGGGCAAGGCCGCCGAGGCCCGCCGCCTCGGCGCCGAGGCCCTCCGCGCCGCCCTCGACAAGGCGATCCCGAACGATCCCGACATCCAGGTCGTCACCGCCCCCGGCGATGCCGCCACCGCGCCCCGCGTCATCATCCGCATCGGCACCGGCCTCCTCTTCGATCCGGGCGAAACCGTCCCGAACGCCAAGGGCGCGCCCCTCCTGAAGACCGTCGCCGCCGCCATCTCGACCCAGGCCGCCCAGAAACTCCCCGCCGCCGTCGCCGTCGAGGCCCACTTCGACAGCACCCCCCTGAAATCGACCAACGCCTGGGACCTCACCAGCACCCGCGCCGGGGCCGTCGTGAAGGCGCTGACCGACAGCGTCCCCTCCCTCGCCACGATGAAGATCGCCGCGCAGGGATTCGCCGACACCCGCCCCCTGGTCCCGAACGACAGCCCCGACCACACGAAGAACCGCCGGGTGGAAATTGTTCTGACGGTGGGGGATTAA
- the aat gene encoding leucyl/phenylalanyl-tRNA--protein transferase — translation MKVSLLHPRELAFPPVDQAQRDGLLAVGGDLSIPRLLEAYRHGVFPWTEDPVTWWSPDPRAVFDLAAFHTPKRLVQKFRQGRFRITRDAAFPAVIAGCAEPAPGREETWITPGFVAAYTALHREGHAHSVEVWEGETLVGGIYGVALGGFFAGESMFHRVTDASKLALCALAAHLRGAGFTLFDTQVATPITRTFGAVDIPRKEYLRRLEAAVALPARF, via the coding sequence GTGAAGGTCTCCCTTCTCCATCCCCGCGAGTTGGCCTTCCCTCCGGTCGACCAGGCCCAGCGGGACGGCCTCCTTGCCGTCGGCGGCGATCTCTCCATCCCCCGCCTCCTGGAGGCCTACCGCCACGGCGTCTTCCCCTGGACCGAGGACCCCGTCACCTGGTGGTCCCCCGATCCCCGCGCCGTCTTCGACCTCGCCGCCTTCCACACCCCGAAGCGCCTCGTCCAGAAATTCCGCCAGGGCCGCTTCCGCATCACCCGGGACGCCGCCTTCCCCGCCGTCATCGCGGGCTGCGCCGAACCCGCGCCGGGCCGGGAGGAAACGTGGATCACCCCCGGCTTCGTCGCCGCCTACACCGCCCTCCACCGGGAAGGCCACGCCCACAGCGTCGAGGTCTGGGAAGGGGAGACCCTCGTCGGAGGCATCTACGGCGTCGCCCTCGGCGGGTTCTTCGCCGGGGAGTCGATGTTCCACCGCGTGACCGACGCCTCGAAGCTCGCCCTCTGCGCCCTCGCCGCCCACCTGCGCGGGGCCGGATTCACCCTCTTCGACACCCAGGTCGCCACCCCCATCACCCGCACCTTCGGCGCCGTCGACATCCCCCGGAAGGAATACCTCCGGCGGCTCGAGGCCGCGGTGGCCCTCCCGGCGAGATTCTAA
- a CDS encoding MFS transporter, whose product MSHRPAHLHFSQGTLWLMSLASGASVANIAYNQPLLGSLAAYFHASPAQVGHVSVASQVGYGVGLLFFLPLGDLLERRRLVVGLMGACILFLVAMACAPSLPLLVALQFCVAATAMSAQILIPMAVEFSPPEDGGRVVGTLMTGVLGGLLLGRTIGGAVSDAFGWRAVFAMAAAFMAAVAVAIEFRLPRHAPSREMAAMSYGRLMSSLWEVARGRPKLWTSSLVSALSFGSFTAFWTTLSFLMADRFHRGAAEAGLFGLVGLAGALAAPFFGRLADRIGSGRAVSLALVLGGVSFVLMGAWVTVPGLIVGVLLMDLGVQAVQVAEQAKIVALLPSARSRLNTIYMVMRFGGGAAGSLVGAVAWSLWQWPGVCAVGIALNTLAMAVHAAGREKRQAG is encoded by the coding sequence ATGTCCCATCGCCCCGCCCATCTCCATTTCTCCCAAGGCACCCTCTGGCTGATGAGCCTCGCATCGGGGGCCTCGGTCGCGAACATCGCCTACAATCAGCCCCTCCTCGGGAGCCTCGCCGCCTACTTCCACGCCTCCCCGGCCCAGGTCGGCCATGTCTCCGTCGCCTCGCAGGTCGGCTACGGCGTCGGCCTCCTCTTCTTCCTGCCGCTCGGCGATCTGCTGGAGCGGCGGCGGCTCGTCGTCGGCCTGATGGGGGCCTGCATCCTCTTCCTCGTGGCGATGGCCTGCGCCCCCTCCCTTCCCCTCCTCGTCGCCCTCCAGTTCTGCGTGGCGGCGACGGCGATGAGCGCCCAGATCCTGATCCCGATGGCGGTCGAGTTCTCCCCGCCGGAGGACGGGGGCCGGGTCGTCGGGACATTGATGACGGGGGTCCTCGGCGGCCTGCTATTGGGACGGACGATCGGCGGCGCCGTCTCGGACGCCTTCGGCTGGCGCGCGGTCTTCGCGATGGCGGCGGCCTTCATGGCGGCGGTCGCCGTCGCGATCGAGTTCCGCCTCCCCCGCCACGCCCCGTCGCGGGAGATGGCGGCGATGTCCTACGGCAGGCTGATGTCGTCCCTCTGGGAGGTCGCCCGGGGCCGTCCCAAGCTTTGGACCTCGTCCCTCGTCAGCGCCCTCTCCTTCGGCAGCTTCACCGCCTTCTGGACGACGCTCTCCTTCCTGATGGCCGACCGCTTCCACCGGGGCGCGGCCGAGGCCGGCCTCTTCGGCCTCGTCGGGCTGGCCGGGGCCCTCGCCGCGCCGTTCTTCGGACGCCTCGCGGACCGGATCGGGAGCGGCCGCGCCGTCAGCCTCGCCCTCGTCCTGGGAGGCGTCTCCTTTGTCCTGATGGGAGCCTGGGTGACGGTCCCGGGACTCATCGTCGGCGTCCTCCTCATGGACCTCGGCGTCCAGGCGGTCCAGGTGGCGGAACAGGCGAAGATCGTCGCCCTCCTCCCCTCGGCCCGGAGCCGCCTCAACACGATCTACATGGTCATGCGCTTCGGCGGCGGCGCGGCGGGCTCCCTCGTCGGGGCCGTCGCCTGGTCCCTCTGGCAATGGCCCGGCGTCTGCGCCGTCGGGATCGCCCTCAATACCCTCGCGATGGCCGTCCACGCGGCGGGACGAGAGAAACGCCAGGCCGGTTAA
- a CDS encoding DNA-binding domain-containing protein, whose protein sequence is MAKPKPDARSRAGLKAFQKTVAAAIMAPPGAKKERTALALVKPNDRLTAAERLDIYHVQYWLRVTEALREDFPALEAALGARRFAALSRAYLTAHPSRSHTLRNLGSLLPAFLAQPANRKWSSPRPGQALAVDLARFEWAQVVAFDEAELPPLPAEVLSGGDPGQLRFRLQPHLTLLELRHPVDAFVLALQHDTRLRSEASNVLTRRKKKGKEKKRPPLPKPEKTWLAVHRSDQLLYSKRLGPEAFRLLAALGAGRPLAKACQDAFPQPLPKRNPEAELERRSRIIQDGFRLWAQLGWLAAFKGC, encoded by the coding sequence ATGGCCAAGCCCAAGCCTGACGCCCGCTCCCGCGCCGGATTGAAGGCGTTCCAGAAAACCGTCGCCGCCGCGATCATGGCCCCGCCCGGCGCGAAGAAGGAGCGCACGGCCCTCGCCCTCGTCAAGCCGAACGACCGCCTCACCGCCGCCGAACGGCTCGACATCTACCACGTCCAATACTGGCTCCGCGTCACGGAGGCCCTGCGCGAGGACTTTCCCGCCCTGGAGGCCGCCCTCGGAGCGAGGCGTTTCGCCGCCCTCTCCCGCGCCTACCTGACGGCCCACCCCTCCCGCAGCCACACTCTCCGCAACCTCGGCAGCCTTCTCCCCGCCTTCCTCGCGCAACCGGCAAACCGGAAATGGAGCTCTCCCCGGCCGGGACAGGCCCTCGCCGTCGACCTCGCCCGCTTCGAGTGGGCCCAGGTCGTCGCCTTCGACGAGGCCGAGCTCCCCCCCCTCCCCGCCGAGGTTCTGTCCGGGGGCGATCCGGGCCAGCTCCGCTTCCGCCTCCAGCCCCACCTCACCCTCCTCGAACTCCGCCACCCCGTCGACGCCTTCGTCCTCGCCCTCCAGCACGACACCCGCCTCCGCTCCGAGGCGAGCAACGTCCTCACGCGGAGGAAAAAGAAGGGAAAAGAGAAAAAGCGCCCGCCGCTTCCGAAGCCCGAAAAAACCTGGCTCGCCGTCCATCGCTCCGACCAGCTCCTCTACTCGAAGCGGCTCGGCCCCGAGGCCTTCCGCCTCCTCGCCGCCCTCGGCGCGGGCCGCCCCCTCGCCAAGGCCTGCCAGGACGCCTTCCCCCAACCGCTGCCGAAACGGAATCCCGAAGCCGAACTCGAACGCCGCAGCCGGATCATCCAGGACGGCTTCCGCCTCTGGGCCCAGCTCGGCTGGCTGGCGGCGTTCAAGGGATGCTGA
- a CDS encoding TPM domain-containing protein → MNFSWLFPFRHRKFLSALDHDALVHAIAGAEARTSGEIRLFVTRHRVGDPVAAAQAQFLRLGMEKTALRNGVLLLVAPASRNFALVGDTGIHAKIGTAAWEEITAQIAACFREGDFHAGLVSAVARIGDHLAAHFPRGEADRNELSDAVTED, encoded by the coding sequence ATGAACTTCTCCTGGCTCTTCCCTTTCCGCCACCGGAAATTCCTCTCCGCCCTCGACCACGACGCCCTCGTCCACGCCATCGCCGGGGCCGAGGCCCGCACCTCCGGGGAAATCCGCCTCTTCGTCACCCGCCACCGCGTCGGCGATCCCGTCGCCGCCGCGCAGGCCCAGTTCCTCCGCCTCGGCATGGAGAAGACCGCCCTCCGCAACGGCGTCCTCCTCCTCGTCGCCCCGGCCTCGCGGAACTTCGCCCTCGTCGGCGATACCGGCATCCACGCGAAGATCGGGACCGCCGCCTGGGAGGAGATCACCGCGCAGATCGCGGCGTGCTTCCGTGAGGGCGATTTCCATGCGGGCCTTGTGAGCGCCGTCGCCCGGATCGGGGATCATCTCGCCGCTCACTTCCCCCGAGGGGAGGCGGATCGCAATGAGCTTTCTGATGCGGTTACGGAGGATTAG
- the cysT gene encoding sulfate ABC transporter permease subunit CysT → MRKHILPGFGISLGYTVFGLSLIVLFPIAALFHRSLVPPQEAVEAGQSALQFFWATITEPEVVDSFRVSLQSSALAALVNGAVGFVIAWVLSRYDFPGRRLFDSLVDLPFALPTAVAGLALTQLYSANGWIGSLLAPYGIRVAFTQTGITLALIFIGLPFVVRTVQPVIQSLHADVEEAAACLGANRWQTFRRVILPALVPAWITGITLAFGRAVGEYGSIVFIAANIPFKTEIAPILIIHKLEQYNYAGAAAIGATMVLFSVVILATVTLLQRWHARHTSGHGGDES, encoded by the coding sequence ATGCGGAAGCATATCCTGCCCGGCTTCGGCATCTCCCTCGGCTACACCGTCTTCGGGCTCAGCCTCATCGTCCTCTTCCCCATCGCGGCCCTCTTCCACCGCTCCCTCGTCCCGCCCCAGGAGGCAGTCGAGGCGGGGCAGAGCGCCCTCCAGTTCTTCTGGGCGACGATCACCGAGCCCGAGGTCGTCGACTCCTTCCGCGTCAGCCTCCAGTCGTCAGCCCTCGCCGCCCTGGTCAACGGCGCCGTCGGCTTCGTCATCGCCTGGGTCCTCTCCCGCTACGATTTCCCGGGCCGCCGCCTCTTCGACTCCCTCGTCGACCTTCCCTTCGCCCTCCCCACGGCCGTCGCCGGCCTCGCCCTCACCCAGCTCTACTCCGCCAACGGCTGGATCGGCTCCCTCCTCGCCCCCTACGGCATCCGCGTCGCCTTCACCCAGACGGGGATCACCCTGGCCCTCATCTTCATCGGCCTCCCCTTCGTCGTCCGCACCGTCCAGCCCGTCATCCAGAGCCTCCACGCCGACGTCGAGGAAGCCGCCGCCTGCCTCGGCGCGAACCGCTGGCAGACCTTCCGCCGCGTCATCCTCCCCGCCCTCGTCCCCGCCTGGATCACCGGCATCACCCTCGCCTTCGGCCGGGCCGTCGGGGAATACGGCTCCATCGTCTTCATCGCGGCGAACATCCCCTTCAAGACCGAGATCGCCCCGATCCTCATCATCCACAAGCTGGAGCAGTACAACTACGCCGGGGCCGCCGCCATCGGGGCGACGATGGTCCTCTTCTCCGTCGTCATCCTCGCCACCGTCACGCTCCTCCAACGCTGGCACGCCCGCCACACCTCGGGCCACGGGGGGGACGAATCGTGA
- a CDS encoding YiiD C-terminal domain-containing protein encodes MTSADLERYLHEFIPLSHAMGVRVIRGDGEGVELAAPLGPNLNHHRTAFGGSIASLAILSAWTLFHVRLRGVVASSQLVIQRSEFSYLKPIEGEFSAFCPGPAAEKWERFLAVFGRKGVGRLALTAEVRYAGEVAGRFEGDYVATRG; translated from the coding sequence ATGACCTCCGCCGACCTGGAACGGTACCTGCACGAATTCATTCCGCTTTCCCATGCGATGGGGGTGCGGGTCATCCGGGGGGACGGAGAGGGCGTCGAGCTGGCCGCGCCCCTCGGGCCGAATCTCAATCATCACCGGACCGCCTTCGGCGGCAGCATCGCTTCGCTGGCGATCCTCAGCGCGTGGACCTTGTTCCACGTCCGCCTGCGCGGGGTGGTGGCGAGCTCCCAGCTCGTGATCCAGCGGAGCGAGTTTTCCTATCTCAAGCCGATCGAGGGGGAGTTCTCGGCATTCTGCCCCGGGCCCGCGGCTGAAAAGTGGGAACGTTTCCTCGCCGTTTTCGGGAGGAAAGGAGTCGGTCGGTTGGCGCTGACGGCAGAGGTGCGGTACGCCGGAGAGGTGGCGGGACGCTTCGAGGGGGATTACGTGGCGACGCGGGGGTAG
- the cysW gene encoding sulfate ABC transporter permease subunit CysW — protein sequence MLIGLAVLSIVLILILPLVIVFHEALSKGWAGLTAAYDDPGTAESIRLTLTVASIAVPFNVLFGLAAAWLISQFDFKGKRLLEILIDLPIWVSPVVGGLVFLLLFGRQGLFGPWLISHGFQIAYALPGLVLGTVFVTFPYVARNLIPLMESLGRAEEEAALSLGARGWQIFFRITIPKVKWALLYGLVLCNARAMGEFGAVAVLSGNIRGITSTMPLQVENLYNDYHLSSAFALAAVLSLLGLVTLVLKTLIEWRSQHHLTAASSAAADTAEPPAPAK from the coding sequence ATCCTCATCGGCCTCGCCGTCCTCTCCATCGTCCTGATCCTCATCCTCCCCCTCGTCATCGTCTTCCACGAGGCCCTCTCCAAGGGCTGGGCCGGATTGACCGCCGCCTACGACGATCCCGGCACCGCCGAGTCGATCCGCCTCACCCTCACCGTCGCCTCGATCGCCGTCCCCTTCAACGTCCTCTTCGGCCTCGCCGCCGCATGGCTCATCTCCCAGTTCGATTTCAAGGGGAAGCGCCTCCTCGAGATCCTGATCGACCTTCCCATCTGGGTCTCCCCCGTCGTCGGCGGCCTCGTCTTCCTCCTCCTCTTCGGGCGGCAGGGCCTCTTCGGCCCGTGGCTCATCTCCCACGGCTTCCAGATCGCCTACGCCCTGCCCGGCCTCGTCCTCGGCACCGTCTTCGTCACCTTCCCCTACGTCGCCCGGAACCTCATCCCCCTCATGGAAAGCCTCGGCCGCGCCGAGGAGGAAGCCGCCCTCTCCCTCGGCGCGCGCGGCTGGCAGATCTTCTTCCGCATCACCATCCCCAAGGTGAAATGGGCCCTCCTCTACGGCCTCGTCCTCTGCAACGCCCGGGCCATGGGGGAATTCGGCGCCGTCGCCGTCCTCTCCGGCAACATCCGCGGCATCACCAGCACCATGCCCCTCCAGGTGGAGAACCTCTACAACGACTACCACCTCTCCTCCGCCTTCGCCCTCGCCGCCGTCCTCTCCCTCCTCGGCCTCGTCACCCTCGTCCTGAAGACCCTCATCGAATGGCGCTCGCAGCACCACCTCACCGCCGCCTCGTCCGCCGCCGCCGACACCGCCGAACCCCCCGCCCCCGCCAAATGA
- a CDS encoding DoxX family protein, whose protein sequence is MSHPLKRIYEGWTAFLELLQSPFLLAIRLYWGINMMLAGWGKVTHLKDVSGFFDHLGIPFPYANAVMAAGTETLGGLLFAVGFASRIVPVPLLFVMGVAYATAEKESLQAIWTAPDKFVSAAPFLFAFAFLIVLLFGPGKLSVDALLCRNKGTHP, encoded by the coding sequence ATGAGCCATCCTCTCAAACGCATCTACGAAGGCTGGACCGCCTTCCTCGAACTCCTCCAGTCGCCCTTCCTCCTCGCCATCCGGCTGTACTGGGGCATCAACATGATGCTCGCGGGCTGGGGGAAAGTGACCCACCTCAAGGACGTCTCCGGCTTCTTCGACCACCTCGGCATCCCCTTCCCCTACGCGAATGCCGTGATGGCCGCTGGGACCGAGACCCTCGGCGGGCTCCTCTTCGCCGTCGGCTTCGCCAGCCGGATCGTCCCCGTGCCGCTCCTCTTCGTCATGGGCGTCGCCTATGCCACGGCCGAAAAGGAGTCCCTCCAGGCGATCTGGACCGCGCCCGACAAGTTCGTCTCCGCCGCCCCCTTCCTCTTCGCCTTCGCCTTCCTCATCGTCCTCCTCTTCGGCCCGGGCAAACTCTCCGTCGACGCCCTCCTCTGCCGGAACAAAGGCACCCACCCCTAA
- a CDS encoding DUF692 domain-containing protein — protein sequence MPANAFNGFTDYGIGIGLRVPHYQHILSRKPTVDWFEIISENFMVDGGRPLHVLDQILEQYRVVQHGVSMYFGSADKTDRAHLKRLKALVKRTKTPWLSDHLCWGSVDGTYTHDLIPMPYTFAAAKRTAQKIREVRDFLEVPIAVENVSSYVEFHASEMTEWEFLNEVVEKADCGVLLDVNNIYVSSRNHGFDPRVYVDSVDPRRVAQIHIAGHSKYERFLLDTHDHPVLDPVWKLYARVLARTGATATLLEWDDRIPSFDEVHAEAKKSSRYLDAHRSSHGQAQA from the coding sequence ATGCCCGCCAACGCCTTCAACGGCTTCACCGATTACGGCATCGGCATCGGGCTCCGCGTCCCCCACTACCAGCACATCCTCAGCCGGAAGCCGACCGTCGACTGGTTCGAGATCATCTCCGAGAACTTCATGGTCGACGGAGGCCGCCCCCTCCACGTCCTCGACCAGATCCTCGAGCAATACCGCGTCGTCCAGCACGGCGTCTCGATGTACTTCGGCTCCGCCGACAAGACCGACCGCGCCCACCTGAAGCGGCTGAAGGCCCTCGTGAAGCGGACGAAGACCCCGTGGCTCTCCGACCACCTCTGCTGGGGGAGCGTCGACGGCACCTACACCCACGACCTCATCCCGATGCCCTACACCTTCGCCGCCGCGAAGCGGACGGCGCAGAAGATTCGCGAGGTCCGCGACTTCCTCGAAGTCCCCATCGCCGTCGAGAACGTCAGCAGCTACGTCGAGTTCCACGCCTCGGAGATGACCGAATGGGAATTCCTCAACGAAGTCGTCGAGAAAGCCGACTGCGGCGTCCTCCTCGACGTGAACAACATCTACGTCTCCTCGAGGAACCACGGCTTCGACCCGCGCGTCTACGTCGACTCTGTCGATCCCCGGCGCGTCGCCCAGATCCACATCGCGGGCCACTCGAAGTACGAACGCTTCCTCCTCGACACCCACGACCATCCCGTCCTCGACCCCGTCTGGAAACTCTACGCCCGCGTCCTCGCGCGGACCGGGGCGACGGCGACCCTCCTCGAATGGGACGACCGCATTCCCTCCTTCGACGAAGTCCACGCCGAGGCGAAGAAATCGTCCCGCTACCTCGACGCCCACCGCTCCTCCCATGGCCAAGCCCAAGCCTGA
- a CDS encoding RNA polymerase sigma factor codes for MAAVDFEEMVERYYGPLHRFALSLARDSHEAGDLTQQTFVAWAEKGHQLRDPSKVKSWLFSTLYRQFLGARRRENRFPERELEACALTGDLPVIPPAMEASLDGATVLNALRHVDEVFRAPLSLFYLHDHSYKEIAAILDIPIGTVMSRIARGKEALRARLLPAAQSPSPSPSQSEALS; via the coding sequence ATGGCCGCCGTCGATTTTGAAGAGATGGTGGAGCGTTATTACGGACCGCTCCACCGCTTTGCCCTGAGTCTCGCCCGGGACAGCCATGAAGCGGGCGACCTCACGCAGCAGACCTTCGTCGCCTGGGCTGAAAAAGGACATCAATTGCGCGACCCCTCGAAAGTGAAAAGCTGGCTCTTCAGCACCCTCTACCGGCAGTTCCTCGGGGCGCGGCGGCGGGAAAACCGTTTCCCCGAACGGGAACTCGAAGCCTGCGCCCTCACCGGCGATCTCCCCGTCATCCCCCCCGCCATGGAGGCGAGCCTCGACGGGGCGACCGTCCTGAACGCCCTCCGCCACGTCGATGAGGTCTTCCGCGCGCCCCTCTCCCTTTTCTACCTCCACGATCACTCCTACAAGGAAATCGCCGCGATCCTCGACATCCCCATCGGCACCGTCATGTCCCGGATCGCGCGCGGGAAGGAAGCCCTCCGCGCCCGCCTCCTCCCCGCCGCCCAATCGCCGTCGCCATCGCCATCGCAATCGGAGGCCCTTTCATGA